In Plasmodium coatneyi strain Hackeri chromosome 3, complete sequence, a genomic segment contains:
- a CDS encoding Pre-mRNA splicing factor → MSDHGGQEQPVEDRSNEDEQQENGTANHDPSISDTQNYENGQGDNADNNGMTRGPMPPTGIPPLPNNMNLFSNIQGPPNNLYYNMAQYDINPNLIELPEKGKNGPTPPAPAAAGPTGASFVQGKNSFPPGMSNLPPNMMNMPPLMSSLPPNMANMPPNLPPNMPPNMANLPPNMANLPPNMANLPPNMNYLPPNMNPLMPNMPMNMPPPPFMMKMKNQMNGAEPGMNGMPYYFLPSGAHMGNYAQTGMDNMNDPFGNNMNHLPPPMYLNETGGGEDYYPYNNDEEDYMRGERHHNGEDMHDEYISRSERRKRRRRRRHYDDESYYAKMKYNQVEEPIEEKTVEQEVIPEPTEFNVVKEKARKWKMINSKKYSKKKKFGVMEEKEEMPCEHLRKIVKEHGDMSNKKYRYDKRVYLGALKYVPHAVFKLLENIPMPWEQIKNTKVIYHITGAITFVNEIFVVIDPLYIAQWGTMWIMMRREKRDRKHFKRMRFPPFDDEEPPLDYADNILDIEPLECIQMKLDKDEDKSVIDWFYDSKPLLYDRNHILGTSYKKYKLSLEQMGVLYRLGNQLFSDFQDDNYFYLFNLKSFYTAKALNMAIPGGPKFEPLYRDIYEDDEDWNEFNDINKIIIRQQIRTEYKIAFPYLYNNRPRKIAVSKYHSPMCVYIKLEDIDLPPFYFDLIINPIPSYKIRNFDNPEREKKNMDEFYLIFTRKEVHYQKVPSHCKNHPREHSTDDHESEYSSDGSAASSGGEGRTSHSRRKTGRVNKNEREKYTKGGRTKRGDNKRHSRRGKKGDYHSSQEENLSDDYQDNSDRTTYRNGDGKSRAKDSQHHRSSDDNSDTNICSSKYRDEDQVDNSTIENYSGDNSSRTGYPKGGKKRRNPYDGDEDNDDDVNDDGERGEETGEEPSGGDKRQPKQHEATPQSKLKIVVKNVQYGMLPLLHEYPLYTERTINGIQLYHAPYPFNKKCGYTRRGIDIPLVQSWFKEHISTKYPVKVRVSYQKLLKCWVLNHLHSKRPKSMKKKYLFRIFKSTKFFQCTEMDWVEVGLQVCRQGYNMLNLLIHRKNLNYLHLDYNFNLKPVKTLTTKERKKSRFGNAFHLCREILRLTKSIVDSHVQYRLGNIDAYQLADGIQYIFSHVGQLTGMYRYKYRLMRQVRMCKDLKHLIYYRFNTGSVGKGPGCGLWAPLWRVWIFFLRGVIPLLERWLSNLLARQFEGRVSKGIAKTVTKQRVESHFDLELRAAVMHDIIDMIPAGLKNNKGKARLILQHLSEAWRCWKANIPWKVVGLPLPVENMIIRYIKLKADWWINATYYNRERIKRGATVDKTVCKKNLGRLTRLWLKAEQERQHEYLKDGPYVTGEEAVALYTTAIHWFESRKFTHIPFPPLNYKHDTKLLILALEKLKETFTVKNRLNQSQREELGFIEQAYDNPYETLSRIKRHLLTQRAFKEISISFLDLYTHLVPVYEVDPLEKITDAYLDQYLWYEGDLRNLFPNWVKPSDNEPQPLLVYKMCQGINNLHNIWETKNNECLVMLQTQFSKIYEKIDLTLLNRLLRLIVDHNIADYITAKNNTNITFKDMNHINSFGIIRGLQFSSFVFQYYTIIIDLLILGLTRAYDIAGPYNDVNPFLSFQNVRVETRHPIRLYCRYVDKIWILFKFSNEESKDLIQKFLTENPDPNNENIVGYNNKTCWPRDCRMRKMKHDVNLGRATFWEIQNRIPRSLTSLDWDHHNTFVSVYSKDNPNLLFTIAGFEVRILPKIRQLSYGINMYTTYINEYGKKDPSKEASSTTNAEQSGGGEKNVVISSSEKEGTWKLQNEVTKEITAEAYLKVSENSMKRFENRVRQILMSSGSTTFTKIANKWNTTLIGLMTYFREAVLDTEELLDLLVKCENKIQTRIKIGLNSKMPSRFPPVVFYTPKELGGLGMLSMGHILIPESDLRYMKQTDSGKITHFRAGLSHEEDQLIPNLYRYISTWESEFLESQRVWCEYALKRNECHNQNKKITLEDLEDSWDKGIPRINTLFQKDRHTLAYDKGWRIRQLFKQYQIIKSNPFWWTNQRHDGKLWNLNNYRTDMIQALGGVEGILEHTLFKGTFFPTWEGLFWEKASGFEESMKYKKLTNAQRSGLNQIPNRRFTLWWSPTINRANVYVGFQVQLDLTGIFMHGKIPTLKISLIQIFRAHLWQKIHESLVMDVCQVFDLNSDLLEIETVQKETIHPRKSYKMNSSCADILLFANYKWGISKPSLLSDDDNIFLNNLEVKSNSSIALGSYPYTSNQYWIDIQLRWGDFDSHDIERYSRAKFLDYTTDNLSIYPCLTGVLIGVDLAYNLYSAYGNWFNNLKPLMQKALQKIIQSNPSLYVLRERIRKGLQLYSSEPTEPYLNTQNYNELFSSQTIWFVDDTNVYRVTIHKTFEGNLTTKPINGAIFILNPKTGQLFLKIIHTSVWIGQKRLSQLAKWKTAEEVASLIRSLPIEEQPKQIIVTRKGMLDPLEVHLLDFPNIIIKGTELNLPFQALLKLNKIGDLILKATQPQMLLFNLYDDWLNTISSFTAFSRLILILRSLHINPQQTKILLQPNKNIVTQPHHIWPSFNNNQWINLEVQLKDLILNDYAKRNNVHIASLTQNEIRDILLGMEITPPSIQRQQIAELEKNNLDNIEQQMKVTTSKTTTKHGTEMIVSTLSPHEQQTFTTKTDWKIRYLANNSLLFRTKNIYVNNTSLKSVPDGSNSGVNTISSINDYTYVIAKNLLEKFICISDLKIQIGGFLYGSSPPDNSYVKEIRCILIPPQIGNYQSVTLSNYLPSSKYLDNLELLGWIHTQTTNCSNTSNHLTTYDMVAHLSFLQECKARKKKKTDGTNSDEDVAPEENANEDSGEFSKIWDKNKTIILTCSFTPGSCTINAYKLTDDGYTFAKSKQNSADLYAYPNATNLYEQVQILLSNVFVGFFLIPDDNIWNYNLMGIKFNNNQKYSALLDIPQPFYSDIHRPNHFLQFSLLDQNEGDEADVETSFI, encoded by the exons ATGAGCGACCATGGAGGGCAAGAACAGCCCGTGGAAGATCGCTCGAACGAG GACGAGCAGCAGGAAAACGGCACAGCCAACCATGACCCTAGCATAAGTGACACCCAGAATTACGAAAATGGCCAAGGGGATAACGCAGATAACAATGGCATGACGAGAGGCCCCATGCCCCCCACAGGAATCCCACCATTACCCAATAATATGAACCTCTTTAGTAACATCCAGGGTCCCCCTAACAATCTATACTACAACATGGCACAGTACGACATTAACCCGAATTTGATCGAGTTGccggaaaaggggaagaacggCCCCACTCCACCAGCACCAGCAGCAGCTGGACCAACGGGGGCGAGCTTCGTACAAGGTAAAAATTCGTTTCCTCCCGGCATGTCCAACTTGCCGCCCAACATGATGAACATGCCGCCGCTTATGAGCAGCCTTCCCCCAAACATGGCCAACATGCCACCAAATTTGCCGCCAAATATGCCCCCCAATATGGCCAATCTACCCCCCAACATGGCCAATTTACCCCCCAACATGGCCAATTTACCCCCCAACATGAACTACCTGCCACCCAATATGAACCCCCTCATGCCCAACATGCCGATGAACAtgccccctccccccttcatgatgaaaatgaaaaaccaAATGAATGGCGCTGAACCGGGGATGAATGGCATGCCGTACTACTTCCTCCCCAGTGGAGCACACATGGGAAACTACGCACAAACAGGAATGGACAATATGAATGACCCGTTCGGAAACAATATGAACCACCTCCCCCCACCAATGTACCTCAACGAAACCGGAGGAGGGGAAGATTATTATCCCTACAAcaacgatgaggaggattaCATGCGAGGGGAAAGGCACCACAACGGAGAAGACATGCACGATGAATATATATCACGAAgcgaaagaaggaaaagaagaagaaggaggagacaTTATGATGATGAAAGCTATTATGCTAAGATGAAATATAACCAAGTGGAAGAAccaatagaagaaaagacAGTCGAACAGGAGGTCATTCCAGAGCCAACTGAATTTAACgtagtaaaagaaaaggcacgaaaatggaaaatgataaatagtaaaaaatattcaaagaaaaaaaaatttggagtgatggaagagaaggaagaaatgccATGTGAGCATCTcagaaaaattgttaaagaACATGGAGACAtgagtaataaaaaatacagaTATGATAAGAGAGTCTATTTGGGTGCCTTGAAATATGTGCCGCATGCTGTTTTTAAGCTTTTAGAAAATATACCCATGCCTtgggaacaaataaaaaatacaaaggTGATTTATCACATCACTGGGGCCATTACCTTTGTGAATGAAATTTTCGTCGTCATAGATCCGTTGTATATTGCTCAGTGGGGAACCATGTGGATCATGatgagaagggaaaaaagagataGGAAACATTTCAAAAGAATGAGATTCCCTCCCTTCGATGATGAAGAACCTCCACTAGATTACGCAGATAATATTCTAGATATAGAACCGTTAGAATGTATACAAATGAAGTTAGACAAAGATGAGGACAAAAGTGTCATCGATTGGTTTTATGACTCAAAACCGTTACTATACGATCGGAACCATATCTTGGGAACGAGCtataaaaagtataaattGAGTTTGGAACAAATGGGGGTCCTCTACAGATTAGGAAACCAACTCTTCAGCGATTTTCAGGAcgataattatttttacttattcAATTTGAAATCCTTCTACACTGCCAAGGCGCTAAATATGGCCATACCAGGTGGACCCAAATTCGAACCCCTGTACAGAGACATCTACGAAGACGATGAAGACTGGAATGAGTTCAACgatattaataaaattattatacgCCAGCAAATTAGGACGGAATACAAAATAGCCTTCCCCtatttgtataataataGACCCAGAAAAATTGCTGTCAGTAAGTATCACTCCCCTATGTGTGTCTACATAAAATTGGAGGACATTgatctcccccccttctacTTTGACCTTATCATCAATCCCATTCCATCCTACAAGATCAGAAATTTTGATAACCCagagagggagaaaaaaaatatggacgAATTTTATCTCATTTTTACGAGAAAGGAGGTACACTACCAGAAGGTGCCTTCCCACTGTAAGAATCACCCAAGGGAACATTCCACAGATGACCACGAAAGTGAGTATAGTAGCGATGGGAGTGCTGCTAGTAGtgggggagaaggaagaacatccCATTCCAGGCGAAAAACTGGTAGGGTTAACAAAAACGAGAGGGAAAAGTacacaaaaggaggaagaaccaaGCGAGGGGATAATAAACGTCACTCCAGGCGGGGCAAAAAAGGTGACTATCACTCCAGCCAGGAGGAGAACCTGTCAGATGACTACCAGGACAACAGCGACAGGACAACGTACAGGAATGGTGACGGTAAAAGTAGGGCAAAAGACAGCCAGCACCACCGCAGCAGTGACGACAACAGCGATACGAACATCTGCAGCAGCAAGTATAGGGATGAAGACCAGGTAGACAATAGCACGATAGAGAACTACTCAGGGGATAACAGCTCCAGGACGGGCTACCCCAAGGGTGgcaagaagaggaggaacccCTACGATGGGGATGAAGATAACGATGATGATGTCAATGACGATGGTGAGCGTGGTGAGGAGACAGGGGAAGAACCCTCCGGGGGGGATAAGCGCCAACCGAAGCAGCACGAAGCCACCCCGCAGAGCAAGCTCAAAATAGTAGTCAAAAATGTGCAGTACGGAATGCTGCCCCTGCTGCATGAGTACCCCCTCTACACGGAAAGAACCATCAACGGAATTCAACTATACCATGCTCCCTACCCATTTAATAAGAAATGTGGATACACAAGGAGAGGAATAGACATCCCCCTTGTGCAATCCTGGTTCAAAGAACACATATCGACCAAGTACCCTGTGAAGGTGAGGGTGTCCTACCAGAAGCTGCTCAAATGTTGGGTGTTAAATCATCTACACTCGAAGAGACCAAAAagtatgaagaaaaaatatctgTTTAGAATATTTAAAAGTACGAAATTTTTCCAGTGCACAGAAATGGATTGGGTAGAGGTAGGTCTGCAGGTATGCAGACAAGGATACAACATGCTAAACCTGCTAATCCATAGGAAGAATTTGAATTACCTCCACCTTGATTACAACTTCAATTTGAAGCCAGTCAAAACGTTAACCAcgaaggagaggaagaagtctCGTTTCGGTAACGCCTTTCACCTATGCAGAGAAATCCTAAGACTAACTAAATCGATAGTAGATTCGCATGTACAATATAGGCTTGGAAATATTGATGCGTACCAATTGGCCGACGGGATacagtatatattttcccacGTGGGTCAACTGACAGGAATGTACAGATACAAGTACAGACTTATGAGACAAGTAAGAATGTGCAAAGATTTGAAgcatttaatttattatagGTTTAATACGGGGTCTGTGGGGAAAGGGCCTGGTTGTGGATTGTGGGCACCTCTGTGGAGAGTTTggattttcttcctcagaGGGGTTATCCCGTTGCTGGAAAGATGGTTAAGCAACTTACTGGCGAGACAATTCGAGGGAAGAGTCTCCAAAGGGATTGCCAAAACGGTTACCAAGCAAAGGGTTGAAAGTCATTTCGATTTAGAACTCAGAGCAGCTGTCATGCATGATATAATCGATATGATACCTGCTGGactgaaaaataataaagggaAAGCTAGACTCATTTTGCAACACCTTAGTGAAGCATGGAGGTGTTGGAAAGCCAACATTccatggaaggttgttgggtTACCCCTCCCTGTGGAAAATATGATCATTCGATATATTAAGCTGAAAGCAGATTGGTGGATTAACGCTACTTATTATAACAGGGAGAGGATTAAGAGAGGGGCCACTGTGGACAAAACGGTGTGTAAGAAGAATCTAGGTAGGTTGACGAGACTCTGGCTGAAGGCTGAACAGGAAAGGCAACATGAATACTTAAAGGATGGTCCTTATGTCACTGGAGAAGAAGCCGTCGCTCTGTACACCACGGCAATTCACTGGTTCGAGTCACGTAAATTtacacacattccttttcctccactGAATTATAAGCATGACACCAAGTTACTCATTCTAGCATTGGAAAAACTGAAGGAAACCTTCACCGTTAAGAATAGACTTAATCAGTCACAGAGGGAAGAGCTCGGATTCATAGAGCAGGCGTACGACAATCCCTATGAAACGTTATCCAGAATAAAAAGGCACCTACTTACACAAAGAGCATTCAAGGAAATATCCATATCGTTCTTAGATTTGTACACGCATTTAGTACCCGTATACGAAGTGGACCCgctagaaaaaattacagacGCTTACCTAGACCAGTACCTATGGTATGAGGGAGACCTGAGAAATTTATTCCCTAATTGGGTCAAACCCTCAGACAACGAACCGCAGCCATTGCTAGTCTATAAAATGTGCCAGGGGATAAACAATCTGCACAACATTtgggaaacaaaaaacaatGAATGCCTTGTAATGCTGCAAACACAGTTTAGTAAAATATACGAGAAAATCGATTTAACCCTCCTGAACAGATTGTTACGCTTAATTGTGGACCACAATATTGCAGACTACATAACGGCGAAGAATAATACAAACATTACCTTTAAGGATATGAATCATATAAACTCCTTTGGGATTATTCGGGGACtgcaattttcttccttcgtaTTTCAATACTACACCATTATTATCGATTTACTCATCCTAGGATTGACCAGAGCGTATGACATTGCTGGTCCTTACAACGACGTGAACCCCTTTCTCAGTTTCCAGAATGTACGGGTAGAGACCAGACACCCCATCAGACTGTACTGCAGATATGTAGATAAAATTTGGATCCTTTTCAAATTCTCCAATGAAGAATCCAAAGATTTGattcaaaaatttttaacagaaAATCCAGACCCAAATAATGAAAACATCGTTGGCTATAATAACAAGACGTGCTGGCCAAGAGACTGCcgaatgaggaaaatgaagcatGACGTTAACCTAGGCAGAGCAACATTCTGGGAAATCCAAAATAGAATCCCCAGATCATTAACATCCCTAGATTGGGATCATCACAACACCTTCGTCAGCGTCTATTCGAAGGATAACCcgaatttattatttaccaTTGCCGGATTTGAGGTGCGTATTCTTCCCAAAATAAGACAACTCTCCTACGGCATTAACATGTACACCACGTACATAAACGAGTATGGAAAGAAGGACCCCAGTAAGGAGGCTTCCTCTACAACAAATGCAGAACAATccggaggaggagaaaaaaacgtgGTCATATCATCCAGCGAAAAGGAAGGCACATGGAAGCTGCAAAATGAGGTTACCAAAGAAATAACCGCAGAGGCGTATCTAAAAGTGTCGGAAAATAGTATGAAACGATTTGAAAATCGAGTCAGGCAAATTTTAATGTCATCTGGAAGTACTACCTTTACCAAAATTGCAAACAAATGGAACACCACCCTCATCGGATTGATGACGTACTTCAGGGAAGCCGTCCTAGACACAGAGGAACTGTTAGACCTGCtcgtaaaatgtgaaaataaaatacaaacTCGTATAAAGATAGGTTTAAATTCAAAGATGCCTTCTCGTTTTCCCCCTGTCGTGTTCTATACACCTAAGGAATTGGGTGGCCTGGGAATGCTCTCCATGGGACATATATTAATCCCAGAATCGGATCTACGTTATATGAAGCAAACGGACAGCGGGAAAATTACCCATTTTAGAGCTGGGCTTTCCCACGAAGAGGACCAGCTAATCCCCAACCTGTACAGGTATATCTCCACCTGGGAGAGTGAATTTCTAGAGAGCCAACGTGTATGGTGTGAATACGCACTTAAAAGAAACGAATGCCACAATcaaaataagaaaattaCCTTGGAAGATTTGGAAGATTCTTGGGATAAAGGTATCCCCCGAATTAACACCCTGTTTCAAAAGGATAGACATACTTTGGCTTACGACAAGGGATGGAGAATAAGACAACTTTTCAAGCAGTATCAAATTATAAAGAGTAACCCCTTCTGGTGGACCAACCAGAGACACGATGGAAAGCTGTGGAATCTAAACAACTATCGAACGGATATGATTCAAGCATTGGGGGGAGTTGAAGGGATATTGGAGCACACGCTATTTAAAGGAACCTTTTTCCCCACATGGGAAGGACTTTTCTGGGAGAAAGCCAGCGGGTTTGAAGAATCCATGAAATATAAGAAGCTAACCAATGCACAGAGAAGTGGACTGAATCAAATTCCCAACAGAAGATTTACCCTGTGGTGGTCCCCAACAATTAATCGTGCAAATGTATACGTAGGGTTCCAAGTGCAGTTAGATCTAACAGGTATATTCATGCATGGAAAAATACCCACACTGAAAATATCACTGATCCAGATATTTAGAGCACATCTCTGGCAGAAGATTCACGAATCGCTCGTCATGGATGTATGTCAAGTGTTTGACTTAAATTCGGACCTGTTAGAAATTGAAACGGTGCAAAAGGAGACCATCCACCCGAGGAAGTCCTACAAAATGAATAGCTCCTGTGCCGATATTCTCCTCTTTGCCAATTACAAATGGGGCATTTCCAAGCCTTCCCTCCTCTCAGATGAtgataatatttttctgaaCAATTTGGAAGTTAAATCGAACAGCTCGATAGCCCTGGGGTCTTATCCCTACACGTCCAACCAGTACTGGATTGACATTCAACTCCGATGGGGAGACTTCGATTCGCATGACATTGAAAGGTACAGCAGAGCCAAGTTTCTAGATTACACCACAGATAATTTATCTATATACCCTTGCCTCACGGGGGTCCTAATAGGAGTGGACCTGGCATACAACCTATATTCCGCCTATGGCAACTGGTTTAATAATCTCAAACCGTTGATGCAGAAGGCGCTGCAGAAAATTATTCAGTCGAATCCATCTCTCTACGTACTGAGGGAAAGAATCAGAAAGGGACTTCAACTGTACTCCTCTGAACCCACAGAACCGTACCTAAATACGCAAAATTATAATGAGCTCTTCTCCTCGCAAACCATCTGGTTTGTGGATGACACCAACGTTTACCGAGTTACCATCCATAAGACGTTTGAAGGAAATCTTACCACCAAGCCGATTAATGGCGCCATCTTCATTTTGAACCCCAAAACAGGACagctctttttaaaaattatccaCACGTCTGTATGGATTGGGCAGAAGCGTTTATctcagctagccaaatggAAGACGGCAGAAGAAGTAGCCTCCCTAATTAGGTCTCTCCCTATAGAAGAACAACCAAAACAAATTATCGTAACCAGAAAAGGAATGCTAGACCCGCTGGAAGTGCACTTGCTAGATTTCCCAAATATTATAATCAAAGGAACGGAGTTGAATCTCCCGTTTCAAGCTTTACTAAAGTTGAACAAAATAGGAGACCTCATCTTAAAGGCAACCCAACCACAGATGCTTCTGTTCAATTTGTATGACGACTGGCTAAAcacaatttcttccttcaccgCATTTAGTAGGCTAATTCTCATACTGAGAAGTTTACACATAAACCCACAGCAAACGAAAATACTCCTGCAACCGAATAAAAACATAGTAACGCAGCCACATCATATCTGGCCCTCCTTCAACAATAACCAGTGGATTAATTTAGAAGTCCAACTGAAAGATCTAATTCTTAACGACTATGCGAAGAGAAACAATGTACATATCGCCTCGCTAACGCAGAACGAAATAAGGGACATCCTCCTAGGTATGGAAATAACACCCCCATCGATACAGAGGCAGCAAATTGCAGaactggaaaaaaacaacttaGATAACATAGAACAGCAAATGAAGGTTACGACGTCCAAAACGACCACCAAGCATGGAACCGAAATGATCGTCTCGACGTTATCCCCTCATGAACAGCAAACATTCACAACAAAGACGGATTGGAAAATCAGATACCTTGCCAATAACTCCCTACTCtttagaacaaaaaatatttatgtgaATAATACTTCTTTAAAGAGTGTACCTGACGGAAGCAACAGCGGTGTCAACACCATCAGCTCCATTAACGATTACACTTACGTCATTGCCAAAAATTTACTCGAAAAATTCATTTGCATTTCCGATTTGAAAATACAAATTGGGGGATTTCTATACGGTTCCTCCCCACCTGACAACTCCTATGTGAAGGAGATCAGGTGCATTCTTATCCCCCCCCAGATTGGAAACTACCAATCTGTCACTCTGTCAAATTATTTGCCCTCAAGTAAATATTTGGACAATTTAGAACTCCTCGGATGGATTCACACCCAAACAACCAACTGCTCCAACACATCTAACCACTTAACGACCTATGATATGGTTGCACATTTGTCATTTCTGCAAGAGTGTAAAgccaggaagaagaaaaaaacagatggAACCAACTCTGATGAAGACGTTGCACCTGAGGAGAATGCAAATGAAGACAGTGGAGAATTCTCCAAAATATGggacaaaaacaaaacgatAATTCTTACTTGTTCATTTACACCAGGTAGCTGTACTATTAATGCTTACAAATTAACGGATGATGGGTATACATTTGCGAAGAGCAAACAAAACTCAGCTGATCTGTATGCCTACCCGAATGCCACTAATCTGTATGAGCAAGTTCAAATCCTACTATCCAATGTCTTTGTTGGTTTCTTCCTAATCCCCGATGATAACATATGGAACTACAATCTCATGGGTatcaaatttaacaacaATCAAAAATATTCCGCTTTGTTGGATATTCCACAACCCTTTTACTCAGACATACACAGACCCAACCACTTTCTCCAGTTTTCCCTGCTTGACCAGAATGAAGGGGATGAGGCCGACGTCGAGACGTCCTTCATTTGA